The DNA region TGTTATTGACGAAGACGATCTCGGCGGAGCGGGCGAAGGAGGGCAGTGACGGAGCGGTGGGCGCGCCGTTCGTGGAATCGGCGACTTCTAGGCCGTCGAGGTTGGCGAAGCCCTGGATATTGGAGAAGCGCCAGAGCTCGTCTTTGCGCGTGGGAAACGGGCGCGCGACGAACTGGTTCCACGCGGCCTGTTTGGCGTCGAGCCACCATTTCGGGAGATTGTGGCGTTGCGCGACGTGGGCGCCGAAACGAGCGGCGTTGAGGCCGGTGGTGGCGGTCGTGGGAGAAAGGACAGCGGACATTTTTTTTAGAATTATGAATGAAGAATTATGAATGAAGAATGAGCGGCGAGGAGCGGTCTCCGGCGTTTCTTAATTCTTCATTCTACATTCTTAATTTGGCTCAGCCGACGGAGCCTTCCATTTCGAGATCGATGAGGCGTTTGAGCTCGACCGAGTATTCCATAGGGAACTGGCGGGCGAGGTCGTTGATGAAGCCGTTCACCGCGAGGCTCATGGCCTGGCCTTCGGTGAGGCCGCGCTGCTGCATGTAGAAGATCATGTCTTCGCTCACCTTCGAGACGCTGGCCTCGTGCTGCGTGGCGTGTTTATCGCCGCGTACAGTGATGGCTGGATACGTGTCGGTACGGCTGTTCGTGTTGATGAGCAGCGCGTCGCACTCGGTGTTGTTTTTGCAACCCTTCAGATGCTTGGGGATGTGGACGACGCCGCGATAGGTGGCGCGGCCCTGGCCGACGGAGATGGATTTGGAAACGATGGTGGAGGTCGTTTCGTCGGCGGCGTGGATCATCTTGGCGCCGGTGTCTTGGTGCTGGCCGTCGTTAGCGAGGGCGATGGAGATGACTTCGCCGCGGGCGCGGCGGCCTTTGAGGACGACGCCGGGGTACTTCATCGTGAGGCGCGAACCGAGGTTGCAGTCGATCCACTTGATCTCGGCGTCTTCCATCGCGAGGCCGCGTTTGGTGACGAGATTGTACACGTTGGAGGCCCAGTTCTGGACGGTGATGTACTGGATCTTGGCGCCTTTGAGCGCGACGAGTTCGACGACCGCGCTGTGGAGCGTGGAGGTGGAGAACTTGGGCGCGGTGCAGCCTTCCATGTAGGTGACCTCGGAGCCTTCGTCGCAGATGATGAGCGTGCGTTCGAATTGGCCGAAGTTTTCCGCGTTGATGCGGAAGTAAGCTTGCAACGGCTGCGCGACTTTGACGCCGGGCGGAACGTAGATGAAGGAGCCGCCGGAGAAAACGGCGCTGTTGAGCGCCGAGAACTTGTTGTCGGACGTCGGGATGACTTTGCCGAACCATTTCTTGAAGATCTCGGGGTGTTCGCGGAGGGCTTCGGTAGAGTTGCAGAAGATGACGCCTTGTTTGGCGACGATGTCCTTGATGTTCGAGTACGCGGCTTCGGAGTCGAACTGGGCTTCGACGCCGGCGAGGAATTTGCGCTCCTGCTCGGGGATGCCGAGGCGCTCGAAGGTCTTCTTGATGTCGTCGGGGACTTCATCCCAGGTGCGCTTGGGCTTCTGGCCTTGCGAGAGGTAGTAGCGGATTTTGTCGAAGTTGATGTTTTCGAGATCCTTCGTCGCCCAGTGCGTGGGCAGCGGCATGGACTCGAAGGTCTTCAGCGCCTTCTTGCGGAATTCAAGAATCCACGGGGCTTCCTTTTTAACCGAGGAGATGTACTCGACGGTTTTTTCGTTCAAGCCGGTGCCGGCGTCGAATTCGTAGTCGACGTTGTAGCTGAAATTACCGGCGGACTGGTCGATGCCGACGGCGGGATTTTCCACGGCGGAATCGGCGGCCGCGGGAGGCAGAGTGTCGGTGTCGGTGGGCGGTTTCATAGCGGTGTGCTCCGGCTGAAGTTGTTTCTAAAGGGATCAGGCTTTCGCGGTGGCGAGTTCCTGTTTCACCCACTCGTAGCCTTTGGCTTCGAGTTCGAGGGCGAGGGATTTGTCGCCGCTCTTCACGATGCGGCCGTCGTACATGACGTGGACGAAATCGGGGACGATGTAGTTCAGCAG from Nibricoccus aquaticus includes:
- the sufB gene encoding Fe-S cluster assembly protein SufB, which codes for MKPPTDTDTLPPAAADSAVENPAVGIDQSAGNFSYNVDYEFDAGTGLNEKTVEYISSVKKEAPWILEFRKKALKTFESMPLPTHWATKDLENINFDKIRYYLSQGQKPKRTWDEVPDDIKKTFERLGIPEQERKFLAGVEAQFDSEAAYSNIKDIVAKQGVIFCNSTEALREHPEIFKKWFGKVIPTSDNKFSALNSAVFSGGSFIYVPPGVKVAQPLQAYFRINAENFGQFERTLIICDEGSEVTYMEGCTAPKFSTSTLHSAVVELVALKGAKIQYITVQNWASNVYNLVTKRGLAMEDAEIKWIDCNLGSRLTMKYPGVVLKGRRARGEVISIALANDGQHQDTGAKMIHAADETTSTIVSKSISVGQGRATYRGVVHIPKHLKGCKNNTECDALLINTNSRTDTYPAITVRGDKHATQHEASVSKVSEDMIFYMQQRGLTEGQAMSLAVNGFINDLARQFPMEYSVELKRLIDLEMEGSVG